The Cololabis saira isolate AMF1-May2022 chromosome 20, fColSai1.1, whole genome shotgun sequence genome includes a window with the following:
- the LOC133420503 gene encoding mucin-5AC-like yields the protein TTAAPTTTTAAPTTTTTTAAPTTTTAASTTTTAAPTTTTAAPTTTTAAPTTTTAAPTTTTAAPTTTTAAPTTTTAAPTTTTAAPTTTTTTAAPTTTTDAPTTTTAAPSTTTAAPTTTTAAPTTTTAAPSTTTAAPTTTTAAPTTTTAAPTTTTAAPTTTTAAPTTTTAAPTTTTAAPTTTTAAPTTTTAAPTTTTAAPTTTTAAPTTTTAAPTTTTAAPTTTTAAPTTTTAAPTTTTAAPTTTTAAPTTTTAAPTTTTAAPTTTTAAPTTTTAAPTTTTAAPTTTTVAPTTTTAAPPTTTAAPTTTTGPPTTTTAAPTTTTAAPTTTTAAPTTTTAAPTTTTAAPTTTTAAPTTTTAAPTTTTVAPTTTTAAPTTTTAAPTTTTAAPTTTTAAPTTTTVARTTTTAAPTTTTVAPTTTTAAPTTTVAPTTTTAAPTTTTAAPTTTTAPPTTTLAAPTTTTAAPTTTTAAPTTTTVAPTTTTAAPTTTTVAPTTTTAPTTTTAAPTTTTTVAPTTTTAAPTTTTAAPTTTTAAPTTTTAAPTTTIAAPTTTTAAPTTTTAAPTTTTAPPTTTTAATTTTTAAPTTTTAAPTTTTVAPTTTTAAPTTTTAAPTTTTAAPTTTTAAPTTTTTTTTAAPTTTTAAPTTTTAAPTTTTAAPTTTTVAPTTTTAAPTTTTAPPTTTTAAPTTTTVAPTTTTTAAPTTTTAAPTTTTPAPTTTTAAPTTTTVAPTTTTAAPTTTTAAAPTTTTATPTTTTAAPTTTTVAPTTTTAASTTTTAAPTTTTAASTTTTVAPTTTTAPPTTTTAAPTTTTAAPTTTTAAPTTTTAAPTTTTAAPTTTTAAPTTTIAAPTTTTAAPTTTITTTAAPTTTTAAPTTTTAAPTTTIAAPTTTTAPPTTTTAAPTTTTAASTTTTAPPTTNTAASTTTTAAPTTTTAAATTTTVAPTTTTAPPTTTTVAPTTTTVAPTTTTAAPTTTTAAPTTTTAAPTTTTVAPTTTTAAPTTTTAAPTTTTVAPTTTTAAPTTTTAAPTTTAAPTTTTAAPTTTAAPTTTTAAPTTTTVAPTTTTAAPTTTTAAPTTTTAAPTTTTVAPTTTTAAPTTTPAAPTTTTAAPTTTTATPTTTTAAPTTTTAAPTTTTVAPTTTTAAPTTTTAAPTTTTAAPTTTTVAPTTTTAAPTTTTAAPTTTAAPTTTTAAPTTTTAAPTTTTAAPTTTTVAPTTTTAAPTTTTAAPTTTTAAPTTTTAAPTTTTAAPTTTIAAPTTTTVAPTTTTAAPTTTTYDAIYRAKFGSLFVRSFVIAFRNTQDKFNNCISRSSNQCYNHNAFYCSNNNDHYNCRVNSRDSGYPLKGWLLTPLTNPQTARELAYNHAHNMTTVCCLDRSGGMLLYRPNKVARIIIACATMHNLAHSHGIPLAEVEEPASEPETACLIMRPVGQTSGLEAPVALAVGSSDGREEAVTREVPGLASSD from the exons accacagctgctccaacaacaaccacagctgctccaaccacaactacaacaacagctgctccaacaacaaccacagctgcttcaaccacaacaacagctgcaccaacaacaaccacagctgctccaacaactacaacagctgctccaacaactaccacagctgctccaacaactaccacagctgctccaacaactaccacagctgctccaaccacaacaacagccgctccaacaactaccacagctgctccaacgacaactacaacaacagctgctccaacaacaaccacagatgctccaaccacaactacagcgGCTCCAagcacaacaacagccgctccaacaactaccacagccgctccaacaactaccacagcggCTCCAagcacaacaacagccgctccaacaactaccacagctgctccaacaactaccacagctgctccaaccaca accacagctgctccaacaacaaccacagctgctccaaccacaaccacagctgctccaacaactaccacagctgctccaaccacaaccacagctgctccaacaactaccacagctgctccaaccacaaccacagctgctccaaccacaaccacagctgctccaacaactaccacagctgctccaacaacaaccacagctgctccaaccacaaccacagctgctccaacaactaccacagctgctccaaccacaacaacagccgctccaaccacaacaacagccgctccaacaacaaccacagctgctccaacaacaaccacagctgctccaacaacaaccacagctgctccaaccacaaccacagctgctccaaccacaaccacagccgctccaacaactaccacagttgcaccaaccacaacaacagccgctccacccacaacaacagccgctccaacaacaaccacaggtcctccaacaactaccacagccgctccaaccacaacaacagccgctccaacaactaccacagctgctccaacaactaccacagctgctccaacaactaccacagctgctccaaccacaacaacagccgctccaaccacaacaacagccgctccaacaacaaccacagttgctccaacaacaacaacagctgctccaacaactaccacagctgctccaaccacaaccacagctgctccaacaactaccacagctgctccaacaactaccacagttgctcgaaccacaactacagccgctccaacaacaaccacagttgctccaacaacaaccacagctgctccaacaact acagttgctccaacaactaccacagctgctccaacaactaccacagctgctccaaccacaacaacagctcctccaacaactaccttagccgctccaacaacaaccacagctgctccaacaacaactacagccgctccaacaacgaccacagttgctccaacaacaactacagccgctccaacaacaaccacagttgctccaaccacaacaacagctccaacaacaacaacagccgctccaacaacaacaaccacagttgctccaaccacaacaacagccgctccaaccacaacaacagccgctccaacaactaccacagccgctccaacaacaaccacagctgctccaaccacaacaatagctgctccaacaactaccacagctgctccaacaactaccacagctgctccaacaactaccacagctcctccaacaactaccacagccgctacaaccacaaccacagccgctccaacaacaaccacagccgctccaacaacaaccacagttgctccaacaacaacaacagccgctccaacaacaaccacagccgctccaaccacaaccacagccgctccaacaactaccacagccgctccaacaactacca caacaacaaccacagctgctccaacaactaccacagctgctccaaccacaacaacagccgctccaacaactaccacagccgctccaacaacaaccacagttgcaccaaccacaacaacagccgctccaacaacaaccacagctccaccaacaactaccacagccgctccaacaacaaccacagttgctccaacaacaacaacaacagctgctccaacaactaccacagctgctccaaccacaaccacacctgctccaacaactaccacagctgctccaacaactaccacagttgctccaaccacaactacagccgctccaacaactaccacagct gctgctccaaccacaacaacagccactccaaccacaacaacagccgctccaacaacaaccacagttgctccaacaactaccacagctgcttcaacaacaactacagccgctccaacaactaccacagccgcttcaacaacaaccacagttgctccaacaacaaccacagctcctCCAACAACTACAActgccgctccaacaactaccacagccgctccaacaacaaccacagctgctccaaccacaacaacagccgctccaacaactaccacagccgctccaacaactactacagctgctccaaccacaacaatagctgcaccaacaactaccacagccgctccgaCAACAACCATA acaaccacagctgctccaaccacaacaacagccgctccaaccacaacaacagccgctccaacaacaaccatagccgctccaacaacaaccacagctcctccaacaactacaacagccgctccaacaacaaccacagctgcttcaacaactaccacagctccTCCAACAACTAACACAGCTGCTTCAACAACTactacagccgctccaacaactaccacagccgctgcaacaacaaccacagttgctccaacaacaaccacagctcctccaacaacaaccacagttgctccaacaacaaccacagttgctccgactacaaccacagctgctccaaccacaacaacagccgctccaacaactaccacagccgctccgacaacaaccacagttgctccgactacaaccacagctgctccaaccacaaccacagctgctccaacaactaccacagttgctccaaccacaacaacagccgctccaaccacaacaacagccgctccaacaactacagccgctccaacaacaaccacagctgctccaacaactacagccgctccaacaactaccacagccgctccgacaacaaccacagttgctccaaccacaacaacagctgctccaacaactaccacagctgctccaacaactaccacagctgctccaacaactaccacagttgctccaacaactaccacagccgctccaacaactaccccagctgctccaacaactaccacagcggctccaacaacaactacagccactccaaccacaaccacagccgctccaaccacaaccacagccgctccaacaacaaccacagttgctccaacaacaaccacagctgctccaaccacaacaacagccgctccaacaactaccacagccgctccaacaacaaccacagttgcaccaactacaactacagctgctccaacaactaccacagccgcaccaacaactacagctgctccaaccacaacaacagccgctccaacaactaccacagccgctccaacaacaaccacagctgctccaacaacaaccacagttgcaccaactacaacaacagccgctccaacaactaccacagccgctccaacaacaaccacagctgctccaaccacaacaacagccgctccaacaactaccacagccgctccaacaacaaccatagccgctccaacaacaaccacagttgctccaacaacaaccacagctgctccaaccacaacaaca TACGACGCCATCTACAGAGCTAAATTTGGCTCTCTCTTCGTCCGcagttttgtaattgcatttag AAACACCCAAGACAAATTCAACAACTGCATCTCCAGAAGTTCCAACCAATGCTACAACCACAACGCCTTCTACTGCAGCAACAACAACGACCACTACAACTGCAGAGTCAACAGTC